Below is a window of Dehalococcoidales bacterium DNA.
TTCTTCCGCCTGCTTGAAAGGTGTTTACGCAGATAATTGGGTGCGGCCCTCTAAACTATGCTATGTCTATGCCGACAACAAGCTATACCAGTGTTGCCGGGCAATCGGTAATAGTGACGCCTGCAGAAACTGCGGTTACCTGGGCTATCCTGAAATCATCTATATACTGAAGCTAAGACCCACCGCGATTCTTTCCGCTATGAATTATCTGCCGCGAAAGTAAATGATAGTAGATCTCGTAACCAGAAGTATCAGAACAATCCTGATCGGCAAGGGACAGAAATTTGTCTTCACCGGGAAAAAAGACATGGCTATCCCATCACTGGCCGGGATCGACCTGTACATCCACATCCCTCTCTGCCGGAACATGTGTCCCTATTGCCCTTACAACAGGGTCAAGTACGACCGGAATCTGGCCGGTCCTTATACCAGAGCGGTACTCAACGAGATAGAGCAATACCATTCAATACTGGGTAACATTAAAATTTCTTCCGTTTATATCGGCGGCGGTACGCCAACAACCATGACTGACGAACTAGGAATAATAATAAAATCTCTAAAAGAAAAGTTCACCGTCACCGGCGATATCTGTATCGAGACGAGCCCGAGCGATCTGGATGAGGCAATCGTACGAAAATTGAAAGGCTTCGGGGTTGATTTAATCAGCATCGGGGTGCAGAGCTTCAGTGATAAGTTCCTGGAGATTCTGGGGCGAAACTACAATGCAGCTAAAGCCCGTTCCGTTATCAATCTCGCCCTATCTTCAAATTTTAAATCGGTGAATATCGATTTGATGTTTGCCCTGCCGGGACAGACGGTTGAGGACATGCTGTGCGACCTGAATGAAGCGGTAAATTTAAAGACAGATCAGGTGACAACGTATCCTCTGTTTACTTTTCCCTACTCATCGGTTGGTCGTTACCTGAAAATCAGAAGGTTAAAGATGCCCGGTATATTTAAGCGGAGG
It encodes the following:
- a CDS encoding coproporphyrinogen-III oxidase family protein; this translates as MIVDLVTRSIRTILIGKGQKFVFTGKKDMAIPSLAGIDLYIHIPLCRNMCPYCPYNRVKYDRNLAGPYTRAVLNEIEQYHSILGNIKISSVYIGGGTPTTMTDELGIIIKSLKEKFTVTGDICIETSPSDLDEAIVRKLKGFGVDLISIGVQSFSDKFLEILGRNYNAAKARSVINLALSSNFKSVNIDLMFALPGQTVEDMLCDLNEAVNLKTDQVTTYPLFTFPYSSVGRYLKIRRLKMPGIFKRRKMYRTIHSFFTRTGYHRVSVWGFMRNYSPRYSSVTRDSYIGIGAGAGSMLPGIFYLNTFSVKDYIATASAGQLPVALSMDITAELRKHYWLYWRFYDTYIDLKEFYGIFGDSIKWRVIFNVIRLMGLAKREQNQIELTERGAFYIHLLQNYFILNYIDKVWSAAMKEPWPDRVEI